A stretch of DNA from Scomber japonicus isolate fScoJap1 chromosome 19, fScoJap1.pri, whole genome shotgun sequence:
GTTGAGCACAGGCTGGTTCACCATGGTCATAGCCATTGAGATATGTGATAATATCAAAGTATATGGGATGGTTCCACCCAGTCACTGTGGGTGAGTATATTGATCACACTAATAAATCAATATAGgctcttaaaaacaaacaaagtcaaCCACACTTTTAGATCATCTGGCTGCCAAACCAATAAACTAATAATATTGAATGAATTTGTTTCCTAGGAAGAAACCCGTAACCAAGAAGATGCCGTACCACTACTACAAACCCAGAGGGCCTGACGAATGTGTGACATATCTACAGAACGAGAGCGGCCGAAGAGGGAACCACCATCGCTTTATTACTGAGAAACAGGTGTTTTCACGTTGGGCAAAGCAGTATAACATCACCTTCACTCATCCCAACTGGTGAAAAGACGTTTATGACAACCAACAGAagagatccccccccccccccccccccccgcactCACAAAAGCCTGAATGAGCGCTACTTGGCTGGATTTTATTACAACTTCCCTGAATGAGCCTTCAACTAACcacatgaatgatgaatgacaGCTATTGTGAGGAATCGCCAAgaggatattaaaaaaaaagaaaagaagaagcaagTATTTGGAAAAAATCTATTATCGGACCAAATGACTAAGATATTTGGGAATGTGTTCTGttgcagaaaaagaagaagaagagtgcaGAATCTCAATTTTGGGAGGTTTCTGAAATACTCTGCATCGAAATGCGGCAGCCGTCTGATGaggtttttttgtaaatagatAAGAAAGATAATTTTTACacgtttattatatttttgttattacatATTGAAAAAATGCAGTTGTGTTTCCCATGTTGAGGTGGGATTATATCAGCAAGCTCCTCTAATCAGATGTGACTATATGGCCAATAACCGTTTTTTTCATGATGAAAGCTAAGCCCAAAACTTTAAGGCTTCAGTGTAGAATGCCTGAATACAAAAAACAGCTAAATTATGATTTAAAGCAGGACATCTGAACCAACAATGAGGGAACATGACTCACAGTCTCACTGAGAATTCAATGCCAGCATGTGGTAGTTTTTTTAATACTTGGTGCTACAGATCactattaagaaaaaaaaaagggatcaAAATCCAGTCGAAGTTAACAAATATCACCCTAAATAATTAATTACCACGAGGAAGAGGCCCTTCACTACCTTCAGTTTGAGggattttatcttttttttaatttaacagtgACATAAACAATTTATTCTTGTTAAGGGTAATAATTGGACACATTCAGATTTCAGACATCATGTAAAACCAGATGCAGTAAAGAGTAAGTAAGTTAAGTTATTAAGTGTGTTAATGTCCCCTCAATTAGAAGTTGGTACATAAACATAGAACTGTCACCTCATGAAACCTTTTTACCTCAGTGGCATTCCAGcgcttcagttcagttcagttgcaTTATGGTAGTGTCACGTGTCAGTGTGTCACTCTCATGACTGCACCGTTCAGTCTCAAGTCAAACTGAAACTTTATTGAAGAAACAGATCAGAGTATTAATCAGCAGATATTGTATCACACTGCTCGCAATGTGCTTGATTAATATGAGCTGTGTGATTTACTTTAAGTAAGTTTGTAATCTACTTACTTACTGAAAAACAATGGTCGATAATGAACGGGATGAATATACCAGCCGCACTGACTGTGATTAAACTGCCTGCAAAATGTATTAACAAGCTCAGTTTGAGgggtaaattaaatattttaaacacctGAGAGAATAACTCAGCAATACTAATTACAATCACTATAATTGTAAAGTTCAATCAACACTTCtataaaactgttttaacattaaCTTATTATAACCTTTATAAAGGTATGTTTTATTGTGGGAGCTAAGCTAAGCGTACTGCGTTTAAATTAATCAATCCACCTGGATGAAAACTGCAGGTCTCATTTACACCTGGCATAAAAACAGTGTCTTCTCTAGAGAAGGATAAAATAAAAGCTAATATGCAGGGTGATGCATGCAGCATGCATTGCAACTGGAATGTGATGTATCCACAGGACAGTCTAAGAAGTATAACAGGCTTGtactaaaaaaaatcttataatTTTCAGCAGATGGAACATTTTTCTCTTAATGCAGACACACAGTTGAGCTCATTCAGAAATCTGAAGCTCGGCTGGTATTTATTGATGAACATTTAACTCAAATGTTCTTTGCCATCTGTTTGTTCATGTTATGCTAGTCTCAGCAATGCTTTTCGtttatggaaaaacaaaaaacaaaaaaaacccaatacaAGTCAGTTCAAGCCTGTGGAtagtatatgtatttatatatgtacaATTTATTGAAAGACATACAGAATGAAgacataaaaaataacattaagatAAATCTAACAGATATCTAGCACTGACTGCACTGATGGGTGTGATGAGATATTTATGGGAAATATTACAGTGGATCAAAATTACAGCTTTGCAGTTCACACACACGAGTTAAACAATTAGACCagcatgtctttatttattttcctctattatttattctttcatgAACCATTGGCAACATCTGAAAAAGCAGCTGTGATCTTCTGTCTCAGCCCTGACATGGAAATTAAGATGGCCTCCTGTTGtgaaaagaatggaaaaaaacacaatataacatCAATAGATTGCAGAATAGATGAAGATTTAAGGCGTTTACTTATATGGTGCAAAGTGTGAATTCATCTTGACTCAGATTGCTTAGTTCCAACTAATCTCTGCACTCACCTCTGTGCGAATGGTCCTGCTGCCCTGACCGGGGCACGTGTTGAGGTACAGGTCGAATAAAACACTGGGGTCAGTCACATCCAGGTTTTGGTCTGTGTCTACGCTGGCCTCCAATCCCTGAAGACCTCCAAAAACGACCAAAAGATGCCTGgaaagtttaagtttaaaaaaggagttaaaatgaataaagcagAATGACATCATATCATAACCAAGTATAAAACCGCATTCTCCGTTACTCGCTCTGAACCTACTTGAATGGCGACAGTGTTGTTTGGTCCATGTGGTTGCCTCTCTCTGATGTGCCAATAGTCAGATCGTATCCTTCTTTATATGGACTTTCTGTGAAAACTGCACCTGCATCCAACAgcaataaaagataaaagtggTCAAGACGGGGACTCTTTCACTGCATTTCAtccttttttaatcattcaagaAACTGCAACCGTTATTTTGAAGTATACTTTTTGAGTGTTTGAGAAACCTACTGAGACAAGATGCCAAGCGGACACTGTAACCCCAGTAGAGACCTCCTTCAGTCCTGGGTACATGAGGAGCCACCACTGTCCCTTTAAACATTCTGCtctctgaggacagacagacatacttCATTGCGTATAtgttcaaaaacaacaaatggtAAAATAAATGCTGCAAAGGTCACAGTCTGATTCATAAGATTACCTTGGTTCTGCGTCTTATTGAGCTGCACTGTGACTCTCAGTCCAGACTGCAGCTGTTTATCAATCCGAACATCCTGtgaggagcagacagacagagatgtaAGTCTATATTCACTGTCTACATCAAATGATGACCTCTAAAAGAAGATATTAAGATTATTACCTTTCTCATTCCACAGTTGACTAATGAACCTTTCCCTTGTTTTGTCGGCCTGTCGAGGACAATTCCTTCTCTGTACTCTGACTCCTCATCTATCCTCATGTGGTGAGGACTGTCCAAAGGGTTCAGCAATCCtggtaaaacaaagaaaatgactgTCTTTTTGCCTTCATTTATAAAGCTTGTTTATACGTTACAATGTAAGACTCTGCAGTTAGAGGAAACATACATGGAAAGTTGCTTTTGTAACAATAATGCTAGAAAACATTGCAACTGCTGTGAGTCTACCAAATACAAGCCGACAATATGTTAGGAAGTTACAATAAAGAATTTATACACATTTTCTAACAAAAGGCAGTAAGATAAGGGTACAGTTTAATTGCCATGTACAGAAAGTGTCTGTAAATGAATGTACAaggggaggccaaaatttcccaGGAGTCATAGAAAGCATGGTAGTAGGCTGTAGTTATTTGATTTGCCATTAGGGAATGTATGATGAAACTAAAATTGGGCCTGAAATGGAGAAGATTTAGAGGAGAAGAACtagaaagaaacacagaagaCTCTGGGTACAGTGACTAGAGAAGACTACAGTAAATGTCTCCAGGAATGGGAGCATTGCTGAGATGCATCTCGAGCAGAGGACTTTGAAAGGGATCAAAGAGATACTACTGAAATATTTATAatgacagtttgttttttttgggggggggggggggggggttctcctTATATGTAAAGTAAATGAAGATTATTTCAAACTACCTGCATACTGCAAGTCTTGATGCTTTGGGAAAAACCACTTGCGCAGATACCTGGTGGAGGAGACAAGCTTTAATCACAGTCAGATAAAACAGGCTGGTAGTGGTGATCTGATGAGGTTATATTATGGTCTAACTTACTGTGGACATTCAAGGTACTGAAGTATTCTGGCAAGCTGAATACAAGCATGTCCTTTCTTCCCAACACCTTTAAATTCTCCTTCAACGCTCCTGTGGGACGAAGCCGAAAATCAACATCTTTTCCATGAGTGTTCTCATAGTTTGACATTTGGGAGTGTTTATTGATAGGTTTACTTACTTGACATCTTCCCCTTGTTCATCAAACACAATGATCTCATCCACACAGAACACCACACAGGCCCGAGCAATCTGTCCTGCTAAGTACGTACGAAGCTCAGTGGACTGAGCGTTATCCAGCACAGAACCAGGCAGGGCCACACTCACCGTGTACGGCCGACCTAAAGTGACACAGATCGCACGTTACATCACTcgcttcacagctgattgatctaAAAGTGATCCATGAAATGACAAACTTACCTTTTTTGCTCTGGCTTTGTTCAAGTTTtgctctctctgctgcctcttGTTGTTTCTGCTTCTCCAGCTGTTTGATCAGCTTGTCCTCTTTCCTTTGCTTATTAGCCtcctttactgtttttaaaaggaagaATCAGTGACACCAGTAAGAGAATTAGATCAACAGATCATTTTTGCATCTAGATGTTTTTTCTGACAGGCACAAATTGATGGTTATAACCCCTTCATTTAAAGCATTTCCAGAGGCTTAGAGAGTTGACGGCCTCCAGCACAGGAACTATATCTTAGGACAGTGATTCTTACATGTAGGGGTGGGAATCACCAGAGGCTCCACGATACAATATTATCACGATACTTCTGTCACAATACAATATTATTGCGATTTTAAATATACTGCGATATGCTGCCTGCGATATATATTGCAATTCATTACCTTTTTTCAACTGCAAATTATGTCCCCAAAGGAAAACTTCCTCCTACACACTGTCACCTCTGCTGACCTCACCATAAAGCAAACTAGAGCCCTCTAGTGGACTGAGAaagcaatttattttattattctggtACCAAAAActtacattttcatttgcaacttatataataaaatatcgATATTTGGTGTCTATGTATCGATACAATATTGCCAGGCAAAATATCGCTTTACTATTTTGTATCGATTCTTTCCCCCACCCCTACTTACATGCTCAGTTAAGAGATTTAACCTCTGGCTTCAGatttttttacataaaaagctggaaaaggacatttattttctcctctgctgttcATTGATATTTTTAGTGTGAATAAATGAGCAGGATTTATGTTTCTGCAAACCAAATCACGGAATAAGAAATTACAAGCAACCCTTCAACGATCCTGAAAAGCAGAGGAATGCGGGGTGCATTGTGGGTCATTGATGCTCCCTGTAGTACCATTGAATCCAGTACAGAGTCCACAATAGGACCTATACATTGCACACTAGCAACTAGCGATTTGGGGACTTCTAAggaatttcactttttttcctccccaatTGTGCACACAAAGAAATGACTGTTGGGAGCTGAACTGAGCTgagaaacacaacagcatttAACTGAGTGCTAATTTTTATGAGGAGGAAATCACATGTTTTGACAATCGAGCAGATGGATCTTTCAACGTCCCATTAGTTTAAACAATGTAGTGGAGCTTTAATTACTGCTACCCAACTAGTCTCTCTCCCTGTGAGTAGTACTTTCAGACAGGAGCCCCACGGCCTAGATCAGTAACAGACAGGAGTTTGAGTTTGTGACTTTGggctatatattattataaaatgtaccttttaaatattcataaacaAGAGTAAAGCTGCAATTATGGATCAATTAGCTGATTAATAAggaaatattttgataatttaaCAATGAGACGTattcaaagaaagaaatactaaaatattctcatttcagcttcttaaatgagatttttttttaccattttcatAGTCCAAATGACTAATCCATCAAactagaaaataatcaacagattaagtGAAGATGACAAACActattagttgcagccctaaataAAAGCAGGGGAATGACAAACACacctctttaaaaaacacacatacctGTTCCAAAGTCAAACTATTAGACTGGGACAGTAAAACAagaccaataaataaataaataaataaatacacatatatggATACAAATACTGTCAGAACTATTAAAATGAAGTGTTACAAGTTCTTCTTGAGGACCAGAAGTTTTTTGTCAATTGCTGAGGGGTACATGAAAGTTTACCACATCAATTTAATGTGCAGATTGTTAATTATATTTGATTTATGACCTAGCCACTGGAATTAATAGAAACCATCAAACCATGTAATTTCAGATAGATGTGTAGTTATTTGATACATTTAAAGCTATTCTACAAGTACACATTGATTTATTGCTGTAAAACTTGTTTGACTTCCCACTAATTGGCAAATAAATCCAACTTTGACACTTGACTCCTCAGGTGAGCTGTAGTGATAAATGCAACATGAAGTTGAGTCTGTACCACTGTGAGCTGCTAGCTGAGGTTAGCTGTTTACTCACTCTctgctttccttttcttccagtCCAGCCTCTCCTCGGGCTgtagaagaaagaaacaggTAAGATATCATGTAACGTTaaaaaaaggtgacattttaCTCTAAAAACGAGTAACAGTACCTGAGAGGACGCATTTTTGGGCCTTTTTAAAGCAACGTCGGTAGACATGTTTTACACGAACCAACACGTGAAGTGTATTTACGGATGGGACACATTTTTCCACCCGCATTACGCGAAGACCCGCCCTacactgcctctgattggctgatacTTATGGTTAGCTTTCGGCATGAGGTGTGAGATGATTGGCTTCGGGAATTTAAGACCGTCAaggtcagagccaatcagaggcagtgtAGGGCGGGTCATCGCAGAATGCGGGTAATAACGCTGCCTAATTGAACTCTCGCGATGTTTTAAACAAatactatatattataatacCTATAAATAAAAATCTCTTTCTACCTAAAATAGTTCAGTATTAATACTTccaaaatattataaattacaACTGAAACCTTAATTTCATCTTCTTGTTAgtcaatatgaaataataaatccattaataaaattatctttattgTAAGAGAGACAATAAAAATACAGGTTTAAAATGTACTACTGTGACTgtcatttttactcattttgCAGAGGGTTTCAAGTGTAGAGAGCTACATGCATCTATGCTCCATTCAAACATCAGGTATAGTCAAAGAGCATATTTTGTGCAGCTTTCCTtttcatgtacagtatgggAGAATGGGGTTGGTAgccacactttttactttcctttgaattcctaTACTGAATAGAATACCTTTCAATGGGTAAACCAATCTGAGCacacagtgtgtttttcatttagatgtatttattttgatcaGTAAATGAGGAGAAATCTATTCCTTTCCCTTTTTTGTTctgaaataaatcataaatgagAAACTTTGACTGTAAATTTAAATGGCTGATGTTTTAAAAGATGTACTTTCTGGCTGTACTGACACAGTTTCACAACATTCACAGAAGAGACCGTAACGTTCACATTCCTTCATAAGACATGAGACAAACGCTGGAAGCTACAAGAAGGATTGTGCTGTCAATACTTCACCAGTCGGCTCGGTGCACGAGTAAATAATGCAAACAAATGTGAATAAACAACTCAGCAACGGTAAAC
This window harbors:
- the spout1 gene encoding putative methyltransferase C9orf114 homolog, translated to MSTDVALKRPKNASSQPEERLDWKKRKAEIKEANKQRKEDKLIKQLEKQKQQEAAERAKLEQSQSKKGRPYTVSVALPGSVLDNAQSTELRTYLAGQIARACVVFCVDEIIVFDEQGEDVKSVEGEFKGVGKKGHACIQLARILQYLECPQYLRKWFFPKHQDLQYAGLLNPLDSPHHMRIDEESEYREGIVLDRPTKQGKGSLVNCGMRKDVRIDKQLQSGLRVTVQLNKTQNQESRMFKGTVVAPHVPRTEGGLYWGYSVRLASCLSAVFTESPYKEGYDLTIGTSERGNHMDQTTLSPFKHLLVVFGGLQGLEASVDTDQNLDVTDPSVLFDLYLNTCPGQGSRTIRTEEAILISMSGLRQKITAAFSDVANGS